The Novosphingobium sp. THN1 genome includes a window with the following:
- a CDS encoding endonuclease domain-containing protein has translation MALARKLRSTMSLPEVMLWQRLQHGAAKFRRQHPLGPYVLDFFCASARLCVEVDGVSHDMGDNPARDAVRDAWLERQGVTVVRLAAPAVLRDPDGVAEGIVRLASGGRVRPLRHLLAQMPPPHLHCVKMGRIGCVLARLPFGKGPPADAGCMRER, from the coding sequence GTGGCGCTGGCCCGCAAGTTGCGCTCCACGATGTCCTTGCCGGAAGTGATGCTGTGGCAACGGCTGCAGCATGGAGCCGCGAAGTTCAGGCGGCAACATCCGCTCGGGCCATACGTGCTGGATTTCTTTTGTGCGTCGGCGCGGCTCTGCGTCGAAGTTGACGGCGTTTCCCATGACATGGGCGACAACCCGGCGCGTGACGCAGTGCGCGATGCATGGCTTGAAAGGCAGGGCGTAACCGTTGTGCGGCTTGCGGCTCCGGCCGTGCTGCGTGATCCGGACGGGGTGGCTGAAGGGATCGTGCGGCTGGCTTCGGGTGGGCGAGTTCGACCCCTCCGTCATTTGCTGGCGCAAATGCCACCTCCCCATTTGCACTGCGTGAAAATGGGGAGGATCGGTTGTGTTCTGGCCCGTTTGCCGTTCGGGAAAGGGCCGCCCGCAGATGCGGGTTGCATGCGCGAGCGATAG